The following coding sequences are from one Anguilla anguilla isolate fAngAng1 chromosome 12, fAngAng1.pri, whole genome shotgun sequence window:
- the LOC118209448 gene encoding extracellular calcium-sensing receptor isoform X3 has protein sequence MPSSHICSYWRSRIISICSGCRNPWTIQCTNGKVLLLHVSYFSTCACLSDKLKYPTFFRTIPSDYHQAKALASLVKRFGWSWIGAIQADNDYGRNGILSFTEEVKKFGVCIAFIGTVLRTYPRSKILEVVQTIKQSTVRVILAFTPEGDLYPLMQELVMQNITGIQWIASEAWITAAKPSTIEIFHSFGGAIGFATRKMAMPKLKDFLVNINPLAVQQDPFVRDFWKTIVGCDSGLTRESSTSTHTLPRSKPCTEDEKLDPAHAFFNITQLRVSYNVNKAVYAIAHALHNLIFCMNESEKYQRKVCINTSQIEPRHVSDHLKRVNFVNSFGEAVFFDENGDPPPSYEIINWQLRDGEVQHVTVGHFITSAHGYELVIEEENIIWSTGKVIPKAVCTEICPTGSRKAQMKGKPTCCFDCIPCADGTIANTTGATDCVPCPLEYWSNKAKDQCIPKDIEFLSYNDSMGIALTVVSLSGVCLAFATIVVFFNFKTTPIVKANNSELSFLLLFSLLLCFLCPLTFIGEPTIWSCMLRHTAFGITFALCISCVLGKTIVVVTAFRATLPNNNMARKFGPVQQRIIVFSCTTVQICICVLWLTLNPPFPDRIFKQDDKKIILECNTGSETAFYAVLGYIGLLSAVCLVLAFLARKLPDNFNEAKLITFSMLIFCAVWLTFIPAYVSSPGKYTVAVEIFAILSSTFGLLFCIFAPKCYIILIKPEKNTRNNVMGKLVKKRS, from the exons GTCAGTTACTTCTCAACATGTGCTTGTCTGAGCGACAAACTTAAGTATCCTACATTTTTCCGCACAATTCCAAGTGATTACCATCAAGCCAAAGCTTTAGCATCTCTTGTCAAACGCTTTGGATGGTCATGGATAGGAGCTATTCAAGCTGACAATGATTATGGACGAAATGGGATCCTGTCATTCACAGAGGAAGTAAAAAAGTTTGgagtttgcattgcatttatcgGAACAGTTTTAAGAACATATCCAAGGAGTAAAATACTAGAAGTCGTTCAGACAATTAAACAGTCAACAGTGAGAGTGATTCTTGCATTCACTCCAGAAGGTGACCTGTATCCTCTGATGCAAGAACTTGTAATGCAAAACATCACAGGTATCCAGTGGATAGCAAGTGAAGCCTGGATAACGGCAGCAAAACCATCTACCATTGAGATTTTCCACTCGTTTGGTGGTGCGATTGGATTTGCAACCCGCAAAATGGCAATGCCTAAACTAAAAGACTTTCTTGTGAACATAAATCCCTTAGCTGTTCAACAGGATCCTTTTGTGAGGGATTTCTGGAAAACCATTGTGGGCTGTGACTCAGGTTTGACAAGAGAGTCCTCTACATCTACTCATACACTGCCCAGAAGCAAACCATGCACAGAAGATGAGAAATTGGATCCAGCACATGCTTTCTTCAATATAACACAACTACGAGTGTCATATAATGTAAACAAGGCAGTGTATGCCATTGCACATGCTCTTCATAATTTGATATTTTGCATGAATGAGAGTGAAAAATATCAGAGGAAAGTGTGCATCAATACTTCACAAATTGAGCCCAGGCAT GTCAGTGATCACCTAAAGAGAGTGAATTTTGTAAACAGCTTTGGGGAGGCTGTGTTCTTTGATGAAAATGGAGACCCTCCTCCTTCATATGAAATCATCAACTGGCAGTTGAGAGATGGGGAGGTACAGCATGTGACAGTGGGACATTTCATAACATCAGCACATGGATATGAGCTGGTTATTGAAGAGGAAAACATCATCTGGAGTACAGGGAAAGTG ATTCCTAAAGCAGTATGCACAGAAATCTGCCCCACAGGCTCCAGGAAAGCTCAAATGAAAGGCAAGCCCACCTGCTGCTTCGACTGCATTCCGTGTGCAGATGGAACAATAGCCAACACAACAG GTGCAACTGACTGCGTTCCATGTCCACTGGAGTACTGGTCAAACAAAGCAAAGGACCAGTGTATACCTAAAGACATAGAGTTTCTGTCTTACAATGACAGCATGGGAATTGCACTTACAGTGGTATCCCTGTCTGGGGTTTGTTTGGCATTTGCAACTATAGTGGTCTTCTTTAACTTTAAAACCACACCCATTGTGAAGGCTAACAACTCTGAGCTGAGCTTCCTGTTGCTCTTCTCTCTGCTGCTTTGCTTCCTGTGCCCACTCACCTTCATCGGGGAGCCCACAATCTGGTCCTGTATGCTGCGCCACACAGCCTTCGGTATCACGTTTGCACTCTGCATCTCCTGTGTACTGGGAAAAACGATAGTGGTGGTCACTGCCTTCAGAGCAACACTTCCCAACAATAACATGGCCAGGAAGTTTGGCCCAGTGCAGCAGCGGATCATAGTTTTCTCGTGCACCACTGTGCAAATCTGCATCTGTGTGCTCTGGCTCACACTCAACCCTCCTTTCCCAGATAGAATATTTAAGCAGGATGACAAAAAGATCATCCTAGAATGCAACACGGGCTCAGAAACAGCATTTTATGCAGTCCTTGGATACATAGGTCTTCTCTCAGCAGTGTGCTTAGTGTTGGCCTTTTTAGCCAGGAAATTGCCTGACAATTTCAATGAGGCAAAGTTAATTACTTTCAGCATGCtcattttctgtgctgtatgGCTGACATTCATACCAGCATATGTTAGTTCACCAGGAAAGTACACTGTTGCAGTTGAAATATTTGCTATTCTGTCTTCAACATTTGGTTTACTGTTTTGCATATTTGCTCCCAAATGctatatcattttaataaaaccagaaaagaaTACAAGGAATAATGTTATGGGGAAATTAGTGAAAAAACGGTCATGA
- the LOC118209459 gene encoding extracellular calcium-sensing receptor-like, giving the protein MLLFILAAASSRFTAQTRCIFQGEEDSDGFYEEGDVVLGGLFPLHANQISASQSYKKRPQPPSYKFFSVTALQWIQTMSFAVWEINQRQDLLPFLKLGYHIRDSSDDIPALRSSLILVNGQPEQNTNYSCAGQRRPVSPVLIGDSGSGVTMSLLRTLGPFQIPMVSYFASCSCLSNRKEFPTFMRTMPSDSFQIKAIAKLIRHFNWTWVGVIGADSDYARFAVQLFLEESARIGVCAAYVHFYPQSVSKDSVMKLINTIKSSSAKVILSFSAELDLHTILREWKHQNVSRMQWIASEAWSTGSSLWNDFHDLLIGTLGFGIRRAEIPGLRSFLTRLKSSDALGSALLAEFWEETFDCKLNGSLNTHVHSNKNTTLSRKPCTGLENLEEVHSVYTDVSQLRVSYNVYKAVYLIAHALHNMKTCVKGNGPFANGECADPEHFLPWQLFHYMKQTRFTILGEEVSFNENGDPIASYDLVNWQQGRDGSLQLVKVGFYDASLGRDEDLLINESAIQFQGQKATLSICSESCQPGSRKATRKGQPVCCYDCIPCAEGEISNEIDSIECRRCPVETWPNQGRNECIPKVIEFLSYHESMGFVLCVVSAVGACATTVVSGVLVAHRTTPVVRGNNMELSFLLLFFLGICFLIGLTFIGEPTDWFCMIRYAAFGISFALCISCILAKTVVVLMAFRATLPGSNVMRLFGLTQQRASVLLCTSVQVVICLVWLTTKPPYAAHNTKYQTAKIILECAVGSEVGFWCVLGYIGLLACLCFVMAFLARKLPDNFNEAKFITFSMLIFFAVWITFIPVYVSTSGKYTVAVHIFAILASAFGLLICIFAPKCYIVLLKPEKNTRRQMMMMKK; this is encoded by the exons ATGTTGCTGTTCATTCTGGCAGCTGCAAGCAGCAGATTCACAGCTCAAACCAGGTGTATATTTCAGGGGGAAGAAGACTCTGATGGTTTCTATGAAGAAGGAGATGTTGTTTTGGGAGGTCTGTTCCCACTGCATGCTAATCAAATATCGGCTTCACAATCCTATAAGAAGAGACCTCAGCCACCGAGTTACAAGTT TTTTAGTGTTACAGCCCTGCAGTGGATACAAACAATGTCTTTTGCTGTCTGGGAAATAAACCAACGCCAGGACCTACTTCCTTTTCTAAAACTGGGATACCATATTCGGGACAGTTCCGATGACATTCCAGCATTGCGAAGTTCTCTCATTCTTGTGAATGGGCAGCCTGAACAGAACACAAACTACAGCTGTGCAGGGCAGCGTAGACCTGTGTCACCTGTTTTAATTGGAGATTCAGGTTCAGGAGTGACAATGTCCCTTCTCAGAACTTTAGGGCCCTTTCAAATTCCAATG GTGAGCTACTTTGCCTCTTGCAGTTGTCTTAGCAATCGAAAAGAGTTCCCTACATTCATGAGGACAATGCCAAGCGACTCTTTCCAGATAAAGGCTATTGCTAAGCTTATCAGACATTTCAACTGGACGTGGGTGGGGGTGATAGGGGCAGATTCTGACTATGCTCGTTTTGCTGTACAACTTTTCCTAGAGGAATCTGCCAggattggtgtgtgtgcagcttATGTTCACTTCTATCCTCAATCCGTGTCAAAGGACTCTGTCATGAAGCTGATAAACACGATCAAAAGTTCTTCAGCCAAGGTGATCCTGAGTTTTTCTGCGGAGCTAGATTTGCATACAATTTTAAGAGAGTGGAAACATCAAAATGTCTCAAGGATGCAGTGGATTGCCAGTGAGGCGTGGTCAACAGGCAGTTCTCTGTGGAACGATTTCCATGATCTGTTGATCGGAACGTTGGGGTTTGGGATACGCAGGGCTGAAATCCCAGGCCTGAGGTCTTTCCTGACCAGGTTGAAATCCTCTGATGCCCTTGGGTCTGCTCTCCTCGCAGAGTTCTGGGAGGAAACATTTGACTGTAAACTAAATGGGTCcctaaacacacatgtacacagcaATAAAAATACCACCCTCAGCAGAAAACCGTGCACTGGGCTGGAGAACCTGGAAGAGGTGCACTCAGTATAtactgatgtttcccagctcagAGTATCCTACAATGTATACAAGGCTGTTTACCTTATTGCACATGCACTGCACAACATGAAAACCTGTGTGAAAGGAAACGGCCCCTTTGCCAATGGGGAATGCGCTGACCCTGAGCACTTCCTCCCGTGGCAG CTTTTTCACTACATGAAACAGACCCGGTTCACCATATTGGGAGAGGAGGTCAGCTTCAATGAAAACGGGGATCCTATTGCATCATATGATCTTGTCAACTGGCAACAGGGCCGTGATGGCTCACTACAGTTGGTGAAGGTGGGGTTCTATGATGCCTCTCTGGGCAGAGATGAGGACCTGCTCATAAATGAATCGGCTATTCAGTTTCAAGGACAGAAG GCAACCCTATCAATTTGCAGTGAAAGCTGCCAACCAGGTTCCAGGAAGGCCACTCGCAAGGGGCAGCCTGTTTGTTGCTATGACTGTATACCCTGTGCTGAAGGAGAGATCAGCAATGAAATAG ACTCTATAGAGTGCAGGAGATGCCCTGTGGAGACTTGGCCAAACCAAGGCAGAAATGAGTGCATTCCCAAAGTCATAGAGTTTCTGTCCTATCATGAATCAATGGGATTTGTTCTCTGTGTTGTCTCTGCTGTTGGAGCCTGTGCCACTACAGTGGTCTCTGGGGTGCTTGTTGCCCACAGAACAACTCCAGTAGTCCGTGGCAACAACATGGAACTGAGctttctgttgctgtttttcttggGTATTTGCTTTTTGATTGGGCTGACCTTTATTGGGGAGCCCACAGACTGGTTCTGTATGATCCGATACGCTGCCTTTGGAATCAGCTTTGCCCTCTGCATCTCCTGCATTCTTGCCAAGACTGTAGTGGTCTTGATGGCTTTCAGGGCCACACTGCCTGGCAGCAATGTCATGAGGTTGTTTGGGCTAACCCAGCAAAGGGCCAGTGTTCTCCTGTGCACTTCTGTGCAGGTTGTTATCTGCCTGGTCTGGCTAACCACCAAACCACCCTATGCTGCCCACAATACCAAATACCAGACTGCCAAGATCATTTTAGAGTGTGCTGTGGGGTCAGAGGTGGGATTCTGGTGTGTTCTTGGTTACATTGGGCTCTTAGCATGCTTATGTTTTGTTATGGCGTTTCTGGCCAGAAAGCTGCCTGACAATTTCAATGAAGCCAAGTTCATCACTTTCAGCATGCtcatattttttgctgtttggaTCACCTTCATCCCTGTATATGTGAGCACGTCAGGAAAGTACACTGTAGCTGTCCACATTTTTGCCATCCTTGCCTCTGCTTTTGGTCTCTTGATCTGTATATTTGCTCCAAAGTGCTATATTGTCCTGTTGAAGCCTGAGAAAAACACCAGAAgacagatgatgatgatgaaaaagtaa